AGATGATGGCCAAGATTTGATCTTGACAATAGACAGGGTGATACAAGGCAAGGCTTATGAATTTATCAGACAGGGAGTGGAAAAAAGTGAGGCGGAAAGCGGTAGCTTGATAGTCATGGATCCCAAAAACGGGCAGGTCAAGGCAATGGCGAATTATCCGAGTTTCGATCCAAATAATTATGGTTTAGTCGGCGATATAAAAAATTATCGCAATTTATCTATCAGTGAGACTTATGAGCCGGGGTCAATATTTAAAATAATAACCATGGCGGCTGGCATTGACAGTGGAGCTGTCAGGCCGGAGGATACTTTTGTAGACACTGGGGAGACGAAAATAGGTAAGAATACAATCAGAAATGCAGATAATAAAAAATATGGGAAGATAACGATGGCTGGTATATTGGAAAACTCAGTAAATAATGGAACGGTATATGTGGCGCTAAAAACAGGGAGAGAGAATTTTAAAAAATATGTGGAGGCATTTGGCTTTGGTGAATTGACCGGCATTGAACTTAATGGCGAGGCAAAAGGGGAGATATCATCTTTGGCTAAAAAGGGGGACATCTATTTGGCGACAGCTTCATTCGGTCAGGGTTTGACAGTGACGCCGATGCAAATGGCGGCAGCTCTTGCCACAATAGTAAATGGGGGAGAGCTAGTAAAGCCGCATATCGTTGATTATCTGCGAAAAGATGGCCAGGAGATCCCTAGAGCAGAGGAAAACAATGTCAGACAAGTTGTTTCACCCAAGACGGCTGAGATTATAAAAGCGATGATGGTTTCAGTGGTGAAGAATGGCCACACAAAAAGCGCTCAAGTAGCTGGTTATAATATCGGCGGTAAAACAGGTACAGCGGAAATAGCCAATAAAGATGGCGGAGGGTATTCAAACGAAAATAATCATTCGTTTATTGGTTTCGGGCCAATGGAAGATACAAGGTTTGTTATAGTGGTAAAAATAAGCAAACCAAAAGTAGGGAGATTCGCCGAATCTACGGCAGTGCCGGTTTTTAAAAATATGGCTAGTTTTTTACTACAGTATTATCAGGTTGAACCTGAGGATTAATTTGCCAAGAGGAGACATGTTGGCCGATACCCAGCTGGTCTCTTTTGTTTCTCCTATTGGGCATTTTTTCTGACCAAAGAAGCAGGTCAGAAAAATTTATTTTATAGCGGGAATTGACTACAATAGTTTTAATTTCTTTGTTTTTTATAGCGCGTCGGATAGACCTCTCGCTTAGGCCAAAGAGCAGGGAGGCTGTAGATGGGGAGATCCTAATTTCATTTGACATATTTATATTAAAATGTTATAAATAATTAATATTATTAGAAGTGGTTGTCATTTACCCTATATAATAAAAGGATAATATAAATAGTAATAAATGTCTAGATTTGTCTAGACATTTTATGATTACTTTGATTTTATTGGTTTTTTGTCTAGGTTTATATAGACAAAATTATTAAATTTAACCATAGCAATTGGGCTAATTACGGCCGTTTTTCTTTGATTTTTGGACCTAAAAATGGTATTGTAACGCCAATTAACTTATTAACGTCTAATTAGATGAGAGCCCAAAAGATAAACAAATGGCAAGAGAGCAAGCTCCTAAAAAGGCTTAAAAACGGAGATGAAGAAAGCTTTCGTAAGATATATGATTTTTTTGTAGACAGGATTTATAAGTATGTTTTTTTGAAGATTGGATCTAAAGAAAAAACAGAGGAGATAGTTCAGGATGTTTTTCTCAAGTTTTGGAGATTTGCGAAAGACGAAGAGAATAAAGTGAGCGACTTGTCTGCGTTTATCTATAGCATCGCCAGATCGATGATTGCTGATCATTATAGAAACGAAGGCAAAGTTGATGCGGTGGTATCTTTTGAGGAAACAATAATTACAGAAGAGGAAATAGTTAGTGAGAGTGTTTTGTCCGAAGAGATAGACATAAGTATAGATTTAGAAAAAGTAAGTGCGGCATTGACCAAATTGTCACAAGTATACCAAGATTTGATTATCATGAAATATATAGAAGAGATGAGTAATAAAGAGATAGCCGAAATTTTGGGGAAAGAAGAGGGCAATATAAGGGTGTTGGCCCACAGGGCGATAAAACAACTAAGAGCAATATTAAGAGACCATGAATAATTTATTAGAACAATTGAAGAAGATAAATGTAGAGCCTAGTTTGGAATGGAAAGAGCAAACCAGGAGTTTTTTGTTGGCAGAGGTTGGTAGGCATAGAGTG
The Candidatus Kuenenbacteria bacterium genome window above contains:
- a CDS encoding penicillin-binding protein 2; the protein is MVKKQKRGGSFFKERTGVIVAVFFVFGVLVIGRLFYLQVLKHSRYNEAAEDQHQVDREILQSRGEIFMADYKNNNLAPLVINREMGLLYVVPKEVIAKEETAKNLADILESDSQKNEQLKAEILSKLGKPDDPYEPIQHKVEPDVVEKIKNLKMAGVYFSEELVRYYPEKEAAGQVTGFLGFSDKGQVGQYGIEGYFEGDLAGEKGKILADKDPSGRIIPASEKQLKEADDGQDLILTIDRVIQGKAYEFIRQGVEKSEAESGSLIVMDPKNGQVKAMANYPSFDPNNYGLVGDIKNYRNLSISETYEPGSIFKIITMAAGIDSGAVRPEDTFVDTGETKIGKNTIRNADNKKYGKITMAGILENSVNNGTVYVALKTGRENFKKYVEAFGFGELTGIELNGEAKGEISSLAKKGDIYLATASFGQGLTVTPMQMAAALATIVNGGELVKPHIVDYLRKDGQEIPRAEENNVRQVVSPKTAEIIKAMMVSVVKNGHTKSAQVAGYNIGGKTGTAEIANKDGGGYSNENNHSFIGFGPMEDTRFVIVVKISKPKVGRFAESTAVPVFKNMASFLLQYYQVEPED
- a CDS encoding RNA polymerase sigma factor, whose translation is MRAQKINKWQESKLLKRLKNGDEESFRKIYDFFVDRIYKYVFLKIGSKEKTEEIVQDVFLKFWRFAKDEENKVSDLSAFIYSIARSMIADHYRNEGKVDAVVSFEETIITEEEIVSESVLSEEIDISIDLEKVSAALTKLSQVYQDLIIMKYIEEMSNKEIAEILGKEEGNIRVLAHRAIKQLRAILRDHE